The proteins below are encoded in one region of Oenanthe melanoleuca isolate GR-GAL-2019-014 unplaced genomic scaffold, OMel1.0 S169, whole genome shotgun sequence:
- the LOC130266720 gene encoding cholesterol side-chain cleavage enzyme, mitochondrial-like, translated as MLARAASAPAARRGCRRLGGAVPPAVPPAVPPAVPPAVPPAPRPFNQVPGEWRAGWLNLYRFWQEGGLANLHLIMARKFRRFGPIYREKLGVYDSVNIISPGDAATLFRAEGALPERFRVPPWVAYRDHRNKPYGVLLKTGEAWRSERLLLNREVLAPEALPAFVPLLSAVGEDFVRRARAQARLSGRDCWSGDFSHELFRFALESVCHVLYGTRLGLLQDFVPPDAQRFIAAVSRMFHTTAPMLHLPPALLRRLNTRTWRDHVHAWDAIFGQADKCIQSVCREVRLRRKGAHEFLGVLGNLILRHKLPLDDIRASVTEMMAGGVDTVRARGERGGDGGKVL; from the exons ATGCTCGCCCGCGCCGCCAGCGCGCCCGCAGCGCGGCGGGGATGCCGCCGGCTGGGCGGGGCTgtccccccggctgtccccccggctgtccccccggctgtccccccggctgtcccccCGGCTCCCCGGCCCTTCAACCAGGTGCCGGGCGAGTGGCGAGCGGGCTGGCTCAACCTGTACCGCTTCTGGCAGGAGGGCGGCCTCGCCAACCTGCACCTCATCATGGCGCGCAAGTTCCGCCGCTTCGGGCCCATCTACAG GGAGAAGCTGGGCGTGTATGACAGCGTGAACATCATCAGCCCCGGGGACGCGGCCACGCTGTTCCGGGCCGAGGGGGCGCTGCCCGAGCGCTTCCGCGTCCCGCCCTGGGTGGCGTACCGCGACCACCGCAACAAGCCCTACGGCGTGCTGCTCAA GACGGGCGAGGCGTGGCGCTCGGAGCGGCTGCTGCTGAACCGGGAGGTTCTGGCCCCCGAGGCGCTGCCCGCCTTCGTGCCGCTGCTCAGCGCCGTGGGCGAGGATTTCGTGCGCCGGGCTCGGGCCCAGGCGCGGCTCAGCGGCCGCGACTGCTGGAGCGGCGACTTCAGCCACGAGCTGTTCCGCTTCGCCCTGGAGT cCGTGTGCCACGTGCTGTACGGGACGcgcctggggctgctgcaggatttcGTGCCGCCCGACGCGCAGCGCTTCATCGCGGCCGTGTCGCGCATGTTCCACACCACGGCGCCCATGCTGCACCTGCCGCCCGCGCTGCTGCGCCGCCTCAACACGCGCACCTGGCGCGACCACGTCCACGCGTGGGACGCCATCTTCGGCCAGG CCGACAAGTGCATCCAGAGCGTGTGCCGCGAGGTGCGGCTGCGGCGCAAGGGCGCGCACGAGTTCCTGGGCGTGCTGGGCAACCTCATCCTGCGGCACAAGCTGCCCCTCGACGACATCCGCGCCAGCGTCACCGAGATGATGGCCGGGGGCGTGGACACGGTGCGCgcccgcggggagcggggcggggacGGGGGGAAGGTCCTGG